One part of the Vicia villosa cultivar HV-30 ecotype Madison, WI linkage group LG6, Vvil1.0, whole genome shotgun sequence genome encodes these proteins:
- the LOC131610383 gene encoding serine/threonine-protein kinase Nek6-like: MEIEKSEMKSKKMEEYEVIEQIGRGAFGSAFLVLHKSEKKRYVLKKIRLAKQGEKFKRTAHQEMNLIAKLNNPYIVDYKDAWVEKEDHVCIITGYCEGGDMAESIKKARGSFFPEEKVCKWLTQLLVAVDYLHSNRVIHRDLKCSNIFLTKDNNIRLGDFGLAKRLNGEDLASSVVGTPNYMCPELLADIPYGYKSDIWSLGCCMFEIAAHQSAFRAPDMAGLINKINRSSISPLPIVYSSTLKQIIKSMLRKNPEHRPTAAELLRHPHLQPYVLRCHNASSNVLPVYPLVNSKDKTKRSPKASGGKGHNDRETGFVNRLERVHPIGGNVDVHTTYRPNNAEVTISTSTEYNLETKMIDHTITGYIVESSTSISGSKDGSTTSESTTCSVCKEDYKIRPAREIATNGITSKRIHDSLHEKEHRFAVATTEVEGTFLNKGFDNVKAQREDAKFDDLRKSTTSSATNSSTDKNNSINEESSLLIMHPLRVEHNSTESRDYSKKNENHDSFTEKVLHTNCSSSESNNHSNILAVKEDGIEKLHIICPTQKEDDNATNGGDDGDKAIDDALSDSPCQERADALESLLELCAQLLKQDKLEELAGVLRPFGKEAVSSRETAIWLTKSLISAQKFNPEN; encoded by the exons ATGAATCTGATTGCAAAACTGAATAACCCATACATTGTGGATTACAAAGATGCTTGGGTGGAAAAG GAGGACCATGTATGCATTATAACCGGCTATTGCGAAGGAGGCGACAT GGCCGAGAGCATTAAGAAAGCTCGAGGATCGTTTTTTCCAGAGGAG AAGGTCTGCAAGTGGCTAACTCAACTGTTGGTAGCCGTAGACTACTTGCATTCTAACCGTGTAATCCATCGGGATCTTAAG TGTTCCAACATATTCCTCACCAAGGACAACAATATTCGGCTAG GTGATTTTGGTCTTGCAAAGCGACTTAATGGAGAAGACCTCGCTTCCTCG GTCGTTGGAACTCCAAATTACATGTGTCCTGAACTCCTCGCGGACATACCATACGGTTATAAATCGGATATATGGTCTCTCG GTTGCTGCATGTTTGAGATTGCTGCACATCAATCAGCATTTCGTGCTCCG GACATGGCTGGACTTATCAATAAAATAAATCGATCCTCCATTTCTCCGCTGCCAATTGTTTATTCTTCCACACT GAAACAAATTATCAAGAGCATGCTGAGGAAAAATCCAGAACATAGACCAACA GCTGCGGAATTGTTAAGACATCCACATTTACAACCATATGTTCTTCGGTGTCATAATGCATCATCTAATGTTCTTCCAGTATATCCCCTAGTTAACTCGAAGGATAAAACAAAAAGATCTCCCAAAGCTAGTGGCGGCAAGGGCCATAACGACAGAGAAACGGGATTCGTAAATCGTTTGGAACGTGTTCATCCAATTGGGGGAAATGTTGATGTACATACAACTTATCGTCCTAACAATGCCGAGGTAACAATCTCAACGAGCACAGAATACAACCTCGAGACCAAGATGATTGATCATACGATTACGGGCTACATAGTTGAATCTTCTACTAGTATTAGCGGCTCAAAAgatggatcaacaacttctgaatCAACAACTTGCAGTGTGTGCAAGGAGGACTATAAAATTAGACCAGCAAGGGAAATAGCTACCAATGGAATCACCTCAAAGCGCATACACGATTCTCTGCACGAGAAAGAACACAGATTTGCTGTAGCGACTACTGAAGTCGAAGGTACCTTCTTGAACAAAGGCTTTGATAATGTTAAAGCACAGAGGGAAGATGCCAAATTTGATGACCTTAGGAAATCAACGACTTCCAGTGCAACCAATAGCAGTACTGACAAAAATAATTCCATTAACGAGGAAAGTTCATTGCTAATTATGCATCCTCTAAGGGTTGAACACAACAGTACTGAATCCAGAGACTACTCAAAGAAAAATGAAAACCATGATTCTTTTACCGAAAAAGTCTTACATACGAACTGCTCGTCGTCAGAGAGTAACAATCATAGCAATATACTTGCAGTTAAGGAGGATGGCATCGAAAAACTTCACATTATTTGCCCCACACAGAAAGAAGATGATAATGCAACAAATGGTGGTGATGACGGAGACAAAGCAATCGACGATGCGTTGTCGGATAGTCCATGCCAGGAAAGAGCCGATGCATTGGAGTCTCTCCTTGAGTTATGTGCTCAGTTACTTAAACAAGACAAACTCGAAGAACTTGCTGGTGTTCTAAGACCATTTGGGAAAGAAGCTGTATCATCAAGAGAAACAGCAATATGGTTGACAAAGAGCCTCATATCTGCTCAAAAGTTTAACCCTGAAAACTAG